A genomic stretch from Vibrio coralliilyticus includes:
- a CDS encoding esterase/lipase family protein, with product MILAALCIFSLGLSATTSASSASGYTQTQHPIVLVHGLFGFDTLAGVDYFYGIPHALTKDGASVYVAQVSATNSSEVRGEQLLEQVETLLAATGAAKVNLIGHSHGGPTARYVASVRPDLIASVTSIGGVNKGSKVADLVRGTVPEGSGLEALAVKLAEGLTTLINLLSGGSDLDQDPLASLDALTTEGSLAFNQHYPEGIPDTECGNGDLLADNGVYYYSWTGSSTFSNIFDPTDAAMMILGLAFDEPNDGLVGACSTHLGQVIRDDYKMNHLDEINGLLGIHHLFETDPVTLYRQHANRLKLQGL from the coding sequence CTGATACTTGCTGCGCTCTGTATCTTCAGCTTAGGGCTATCAGCAACCACTAGTGCGTCCAGTGCTAGCGGTTACACACAAACTCAACACCCTATTGTTCTTGTCCATGGGTTATTCGGTTTTGATACATTAGCTGGCGTGGACTATTTCTACGGCATTCCTCACGCTTTAACCAAAGACGGAGCAAGTGTTTACGTTGCTCAGGTCTCTGCGACGAATAGCTCAGAAGTTCGAGGCGAGCAGTTGCTAGAACAAGTTGAAACTTTACTTGCGGCAACAGGCGCAGCAAAAGTCAACTTAATCGGTCATAGTCATGGCGGTCCAACAGCGCGCTATGTGGCTTCTGTCAGGCCAGATCTTATCGCCTCTGTGACCAGCATCGGTGGTGTCAATAAAGGTTCTAAAGTAGCTGACCTCGTTCGCGGTACGGTGCCTGAAGGATCTGGGTTAGAAGCTTTAGCGGTAAAACTGGCTGAAGGGCTAACGACACTGATTAATCTATTGTCTGGTGGCAGTGACCTTGATCAAGATCCTCTTGCCTCTTTGGATGCCTTAACGACCGAAGGCTCACTTGCGTTCAATCAACACTACCCGGAGGGTATTCCCGACACTGAATGTGGCAATGGCGATTTATTAGCTGATAACGGTGTGTACTACTATTCTTGGACGGGTTCATCCACTTTTTCTAACATCTTTGACCCGACTGACGCTGCAATGATGATTCTTGGTCTAGCATTTGACGAGCCAAATGATGGTCTTGTTGGGGCGTGTAGCACTCACTTAGGGCAAGTTATTCGCGACGATTACAAGATGAACCATCTGGATGAAATAAATGGATTGCTCGGTATTCATCATTTATTTGAAACAGACCCAGTCACCCTTTATCGTCAACATGCTAATCGCCTGAAGCTGCAAGGCTTATAG
- a CDS encoding lipase secretion chaperone, with protein sequence MKKTALITTMMIALMSLGAVYFINQGSEEITNQSQSQRDTQIDTSSSRDLFDYALSSLGEQQLDQIKARIQSLPKDQQGLVVDEALFETYLQYKTELETLESITSQQITLTDLEQLHQQIMALQSQYFTDEQIQTLFGEENRLRQLAIDKLAIANQNLDAESQAQWLEETLAEQPDYIQQAERNNQLIIGLNHSEQMEAQDKHLTRVELVGEEAAGRLSKLDEKREQFNSQLDSYLAQRNEILADNTLSDAAKQTQIAYLREQSFDTVQWRRVEALERIHDQNLSP encoded by the coding sequence ATGAAAAAGACCGCTCTAATAACGACAATGATGATCGCCTTGATGAGCCTCGGAGCGGTCTATTTTATCAATCAAGGCAGTGAAGAAATTACAAATCAATCGCAATCCCAACGAGATACCCAGATCGATACCTCCTCAAGTCGAGATTTGTTTGATTACGCGTTAAGCAGCTTAGGAGAACAGCAATTAGACCAAATTAAAGCTCGGATACAAAGTCTTCCTAAAGACCAACAAGGGCTAGTCGTCGATGAAGCACTTTTCGAGACCTATTTACAATACAAAACAGAACTAGAAACTCTGGAGTCTATAACCTCACAGCAAATTACCTTGACCGACTTAGAGCAGCTTCATCAGCAGATTATGGCGCTGCAAAGTCAGTATTTTACTGACGAACAGATACAGACATTGTTTGGTGAAGAAAATCGATTACGCCAGCTCGCGATCGATAAGCTTGCGATAGCCAATCAAAACTTGGATGCGGAGTCGCAAGCGCAATGGTTAGAAGAGACCTTAGCCGAACAACCTGATTACATTCAGCAAGCAGAACGCAATAACCAGCTCATTATAGGGCTCAACCACAGTGAGCAGATGGAAGCACAAGATAAACACCTCACCCGTGTCGAGTTGGTTGGGGAAGAGGCTGCGGGCAGGCTAAGTAAACTCGACGAGAAACGCGAGCAGTTTAATTCTCAACTGGATAGCTATTTGGCGCAGCGAAATGAAATACTGGCTGACAACACTTTATCGGATGCCGCAAAGCAAACCCAGATAGCTTACCTAAGAGAGCAAAGCTTTGACACCGTACAGTGGCGCAGAGTCGAAGCACTGGAACGCATCCATGATCAAAACTTATCGCCATAG
- a CDS encoding DNA-3-methyladenine glycosylase I, producing the protein MDTTCAWAMNHELEREYHDKEWGVPVYDDKVLFEFITLEGAQAGLSWITILKKREGYRQAFDDYDLDKLAAYDDEHAEHIVESYDVVKHRGKIKSVFSNARAAKALIEEYGSLSKALWQFVDGKPKVNQWQDMSEVPASTEQSKAMSKFLKKKGFKFVGETICYAFMQAVGMVDDHMVNCPKKPRY; encoded by the coding sequence ATGGATACCACTTGCGCATGGGCAATGAATCATGAACTTGAGCGTGAATACCACGATAAAGAGTGGGGCGTTCCGGTTTATGACGATAAGGTATTGTTCGAGTTTATTACGTTAGAGGGTGCTCAAGCAGGACTGAGTTGGATAACCATATTAAAGAAGCGAGAAGGTTACCGACAGGCTTTTGATGATTATGACTTAGATAAGTTGGCGGCATACGATGATGAACATGCGGAACATATCGTAGAAAGTTATGATGTGGTCAAGCACAGAGGAAAAATCAAATCAGTGTTCAGCAACGCGCGGGCGGCTAAAGCTCTTATCGAAGAATATGGCAGCTTATCGAAGGCGTTATGGCAGTTTGTAGATGGTAAGCCTAAGGTCAACCAGTGGCAGGATATGAGCGAAGTGCCAGCCTCGACAGAGCAGTCAAAAGCCATGAGCAAATTCCTGAAAAAGAAAGGCTTTAAGTTTGTAGGTGAGACCATTTGCTATGCGTTTATGCAGGCTGTAGGCATGGTTGACGATCATATGGTGAATTGCCCCAAGAAACCTAGATACTAG
- a CDS encoding efflux RND transporter permease subunit, giving the protein MSDQNNPLSQKDQDVTGIAAYFIRNRVISWMISLIFLIGGVAAFFGLGRLEDPAFTIKDAMVVTSYPGATPQQVEEEVTYPIEKAIQQLTYVDEVNSISSRGLSQITVTMKNNYGPDDLPQIWDELRRKVNDLKGQFPPGVNDPKVIDDFGDVYGILLAVTGEGYSYKELLDYVDYLRRELELVEGVSKVSVSGQQQEQVFIEISMKRLSSLGLAPNTVFNLLSTQNVVSDAGAIRIGDEYIRIQPTGEFQNVDQLGDLIITESGAQGLIYLRDVAEIKRGYIDVPDNIITFNGKLALNLGVSFAQGVNVVEVGKRFARRLAELKYQQPVGVGISEIYSQPKEVDKSVSGFVVSLGQAVAIVIIVLLFFMGLRSGLLIGLILLLTVLGTFIFMKYFAIDLQRISLGALVIALGMLVDNAIVVVEGILIGTQKGRTRMQAATDIVTQTKWPLLGATVIAVTAFAPIGLSEDATGEYCGTLFTVLLISLMLSWFTAISLTPFFADIFFKGQKIKGGGEGSDPYNGMIFVLYKGFLEFCMKRAWLTVVVMIVGLAASIYGFTFVKQSFFPSSTTPMFQADIWLPEGTDIRATNTKLKALESWLSDQDGVEHITTTAGKGLQRFMLTYAPEKSYAAYGEITTRVENYEQLADLMSNFRAHVEANFPEINYKLKQIELGPGGGAKIEARIIGSDPTILRGIARQVEDIMHADPGATNIRHDWRERTKVLEPQFNEGQARRYGITKSDVDEFLAMSFSGKSVGVYRDGTTLMPIVARLPEEERVDIRNIEGMKIWSPALSEYIPLQQVTLGYDMRWEDPIIVRKNRKRILTVMADPDLLGEETASTLQKRLQPLIEAIELPSGYALEWGGEYESSGDAQASLFTTMPMGYLFMFLVTVFLFNTVKEPLIVWLTVPLAIIGVTTGLLVLDTPFGFMALLGFLSLSGMLLKNGIVLLDQIEIEMKSGKDPYLAVVEASLSRVRPVCMAAITTILGMIPLLPDIFFKPMAVTIMFGLGFATVLTLIVVPVLYRIFHKVTVPN; this is encoded by the coding sequence ATGAGTGATCAAAATAACCCACTGTCTCAGAAAGACCAAGATGTGACTGGTATCGCTGCATATTTCATTCGCAACCGTGTCATCAGTTGGATGATTTCATTAATTTTCTTGATTGGTGGTGTAGCCGCTTTCTTTGGTTTAGGCCGTCTCGAAGATCCTGCTTTCACGATCAAAGATGCCATGGTGGTGACATCCTATCCAGGGGCGACACCTCAGCAAGTCGAGGAAGAAGTGACTTACCCAATCGAAAAGGCCATTCAGCAACTGACTTATGTTGATGAAGTTAATTCGATCTCCAGCCGAGGTTTATCTCAAATTACCGTGACCATGAAAAATAACTATGGTCCTGATGATTTACCGCAGATTTGGGATGAATTACGCCGTAAGGTCAATGACCTTAAAGGTCAGTTTCCTCCCGGAGTGAATGATCCAAAGGTCATTGACGATTTTGGTGATGTTTACGGTATTTTACTTGCCGTCACAGGAGAAGGTTACAGTTACAAGGAGTTACTCGATTATGTTGACTATTTGAGGCGTGAATTAGAGTTGGTAGAGGGGGTCAGTAAAGTCTCTGTTTCTGGCCAGCAACAAGAGCAAGTCTTCATTGAGATTTCGATGAAGCGTTTGAGTAGTTTAGGTTTGGCTCCTAATACCGTGTTTAATTTGCTCTCAACTCAAAATGTGGTCTCGGATGCCGGTGCAATTCGGATCGGTGATGAGTACATCCGTATCCAACCAACGGGTGAGTTCCAGAATGTTGACCAGCTAGGAGACTTGATCATTACTGAAAGTGGTGCCCAAGGATTAATTTATCTGCGTGACGTTGCGGAAATCAAACGCGGTTACATCGACGTACCGGACAATATTATTACTTTTAATGGCAAGTTAGCGCTCAATCTCGGTGTTTCTTTTGCGCAAGGCGTTAACGTGGTTGAGGTAGGTAAGCGCTTTGCCCGTCGCCTTGCCGAACTAAAGTACCAACAACCTGTGGGAGTTGGGATCTCTGAAATCTACAGTCAGCCAAAAGAAGTCGACAAATCAGTGAGTGGCTTTGTCGTTAGTTTGGGGCAAGCGGTCGCGATCGTTATTATCGTTTTACTGTTCTTTATGGGGCTACGCTCCGGCTTACTTATTGGCTTGATTCTGCTCCTTACCGTGTTGGGTACATTTATCTTTATGAAGTACTTTGCAATCGACCTGCAACGCATCTCGTTGGGAGCATTGGTGATTGCGCTCGGTATGCTGGTGGACAATGCGATTGTAGTGGTTGAAGGAATACTCATCGGGACCCAGAAAGGCCGAACAAGAATGCAGGCGGCGACTGATATCGTGACTCAGACTAAATGGCCATTGCTTGGTGCTACCGTCATCGCCGTGACTGCCTTTGCCCCTATTGGGTTGTCTGAGGATGCGACAGGTGAGTATTGTGGTACTTTGTTCACGGTACTATTAATCTCACTCATGCTCAGTTGGTTCACTGCGATTTCGTTGACGCCTTTTTTTGCTGATATCTTCTTTAAAGGGCAAAAAATCAAAGGGGGTGGCGAAGGCAGTGACCCCTACAACGGTATGATCTTTGTGCTATACAAGGGGTTTCTAGAGTTTTGTATGAAGCGGGCTTGGCTAACGGTTGTGGTTATGATTGTTGGTCTTGCGGCAAGTATCTATGGCTTTACTTTCGTTAAGCAGTCGTTTTTCCCATCGTCAACAACGCCTATGTTCCAAGCCGATATCTGGTTACCAGAAGGGACCGATATTCGTGCAACCAACACCAAGCTTAAAGCTTTGGAATCTTGGCTGTCAGATCAAGACGGAGTTGAGCATATAACTACGACAGCAGGTAAAGGTTTGCAACGTTTCATGCTGACTTATGCGCCAGAGAAAAGCTACGCTGCCTATGGTGAAATCACCACTCGAGTCGAGAATTATGAGCAACTTGCGGATTTGATGTCTAATTTTCGAGCGCATGTTGAAGCCAACTTCCCAGAGATCAATTACAAGCTCAAGCAAATTGAACTCGGCCCTGGCGGCGGAGCTAAAATTGAGGCACGTATCATTGGGTCTGACCCAACTATCCTTAGAGGGATTGCCAGACAAGTTGAAGATATCATGCATGCGGACCCTGGAGCGACGAACATCCGCCATGATTGGCGTGAACGTACTAAAGTGTTAGAGCCGCAGTTTAACGAAGGACAAGCTCGCCGTTACGGCATCACTAAATCAGATGTTGACGAGTTCCTTGCAATGTCTTTCTCAGGTAAATCAGTCGGGGTATATCGTGACGGTACAACGTTAATGCCAATTGTTGCTCGATTGCCAGAAGAAGAGCGTGTCGATATTCGCAATATTGAGGGCATGAAAATTTGGAGCCCAGCGTTAAGTGAATATATCCCTTTGCAGCAAGTGACATTAGGCTACGACATGCGCTGGGAAGACCCGATTATAGTACGTAAGAATCGTAAGCGTATATTGACGGTTATGGCTGATCCTGACTTGTTGGGAGAGGAAACGGCTTCGACATTGCAAAAGCGTTTACAGCCTTTGATTGAAGCCATCGAACTGCCATCTGGTTATGCGTTGGAGTGGGGGGGGGAGTATGAATCCTCTGGCGATGCGCAGGCCTCACTGTTCACTACCATGCCAATGGGCTATTTATTTATGTTCTTAGTCACAGTGTTCTTGTTCAACACTGTTAAAGAGCCGCTCATCGTCTGGTTGACAGTGCCACTGGCAATTATCGGTGTCACAACAGGGCTGTTGGTTTTGGATACCCCATTTGGTTTCATGGCATTACTCGGTTTTCTTAGCTTGTCAGGCATGCTGCTGAAAAATGGCATCGTATTGCTCGATCAGATTGAAATTGAAATGAAGTCAGGCAAAGACCCATATTTAGCTGTTGTCGAGGCATCTCTAAGCCGTGTGCGACCTGTTTGCATGGCAGCAATCACGACTATTTTGGGCATGATCCCACTGTTACCGGATATCTTCTTCAAACCCATGGCGGTTACCATCATGTTTGGTTTGGGATTTGCGACCGTACTGACACTTATTGTCGTGCCAGTGTTGTATCGTATCTTCCACAAAGTGACAGTGCCAAACTGA
- the cls gene encoding cardiolipin synthase gives MEKFYHFLTLAGIVFYWILVAGVTLRVVLKRRAVSVSLSWLMIIYIIPIVGVACYFLFGELNLGRRRAERAKEMFVPFAKWFSSLNECHAHDTESFGRHIYRIDELCNNRLGLPALSGNTLSLQSSPNDILHSIIEDIENAQTSVRMVFYIWHPGGLADAVASALIRAAKRGVEVKLLLDSAGSLRFFRSQWLKMMQTAGVEVVQALEVSPWRIFLRRLDLRQHRKIIVIDDKIGYTGSMNLVDPAFFKQESGVGQWIDIMVRVTGPTVNVLSAIHCWDWEVETGSRSLPQLPECQLDPNEPQHPVQVVPSGPGMPEHLISQVLTLAINQANQSVRITTPYFVPSADLLETLKMTAQRGITVELIIPQKNNSLMVQWASRAFYAELMEAGVKIYEFYGGLLHTKSVVIDQQFCLVGTVNIDMRSLWLNFELTLAIDDEAFTKEMYWLQQSYIETSHEVKLEEWKKRSLYSRFLERTYYLFNPLL, from the coding sequence CTCTTTCTTGGCTGATGATCATCTACATCATTCCTATCGTCGGCGTGGCTTGTTACTTCCTCTTTGGGGAACTAAACCTCGGCCGAAGAAGAGCAGAAAGAGCAAAAGAAATGTTCGTTCCGTTCGCCAAATGGTTTTCCAGCCTTAATGAATGCCATGCACACGATACTGAGAGCTTCGGTCGTCACATCTATCGCATTGATGAACTGTGTAACAATCGACTTGGATTACCTGCCCTGAGTGGCAACACCTTATCATTACAAAGTTCTCCGAATGATATTCTACATTCGATCATTGAAGATATTGAGAATGCGCAAACCAGTGTACGAATGGTTTTTTATATCTGGCATCCGGGTGGATTGGCTGATGCCGTGGCTTCTGCTCTGATCAGAGCTGCGAAGCGCGGTGTAGAAGTCAAACTGCTTCTTGACTCTGCTGGCAGCCTACGTTTCTTCCGCAGTCAGTGGCTCAAGATGATGCAAACAGCTGGGGTTGAAGTCGTACAAGCTTTAGAGGTCAGCCCTTGGCGTATTTTTCTCCGCCGCCTCGACCTACGTCAGCATCGTAAAATCATCGTTATAGATGACAAGATTGGCTATACAGGTTCAATGAACTTAGTTGATCCTGCCTTCTTCAAACAGGAATCAGGGGTTGGTCAATGGATAGACATCATGGTGCGAGTGACAGGGCCAACCGTTAATGTACTCTCTGCTATCCACTGCTGGGACTGGGAAGTTGAAACTGGGTCGCGCTCTCTTCCCCAATTACCAGAATGCCAATTAGACCCTAACGAGCCTCAGCACCCAGTTCAAGTCGTCCCTTCAGGACCAGGGATGCCAGAGCACCTAATTTCTCAGGTATTGACCCTTGCCATCAATCAGGCAAACCAATCAGTGAGAATCACAACACCATATTTTGTACCCAGCGCGGATCTGCTCGAAACGCTTAAAATGACAGCGCAGCGTGGCATTACTGTTGAGCTGATCATTCCACAAAAAAATAATTCACTCATGGTGCAATGGGCTTCACGTGCTTTTTACGCAGAACTTATGGAAGCAGGTGTAAAAATTTATGAGTTTTATGGCGGCCTACTGCATACAAAATCCGTGGTCATAGATCAGCAATTCTGTTTAGTTGGCACCGTAAATATTGACATGCGCAGCTTATGGCTCAATTTTGAATTGACGCTAGCCATTGATGACGAAGCTTTCACCAAAGAAATGTACTGGCTGCAACAAAGTTATATAGAAACCTCTCATGAAGTAAAACTAGAGGAGTGGAAAAAGCGCTCTCTATATTCACGTTTCTTAGAGCGAACCTACTACTTATTCAATCCTCTTCTATGA
- a CDS encoding cystathionine beta-lyase, translating into MSEDKQTKLVTAGRDKKWTNGVVNPPVQRASTVVFDTVAEKHHATVNRANKTLFYGRRGTHTHFAFQDAMVEVEGGAGCALYPCGTAAISNAILSFIESGDHILMVDTCYEPTRDFCDKIMKKMGVETTYYDPVIGEGIRDLIQPNTKVLFLESPGSITMEVQDVPTLAKIAHEHDIIVMLDNTWAAGVNFSPFEHGVDISIQAATKYIVGHSDVMLGTAVANEKHWDQLREQSYLMGQCVSPDDAYLGLRGIRTLDVRLRQHAENSLKIAKWLQNRPEVDHVRHPALETCPGHEFFQRDFTGGNGLFSFVLKTSYPRATTALLDGMKHFSMGYSWGGFESLILANEPKSFNSLRTVANPNFEGTLIRLHIGLENIDDLITDLERGLERYNSLILEQHTTA; encoded by the coding sequence ATGTCAGAAGATAAGCAAACCAAGCTGGTCACCGCAGGTCGAGACAAAAAATGGACCAATGGGGTCGTGAATCCACCAGTTCAACGCGCTTCTACTGTCGTATTTGATACCGTTGCAGAAAAACATCACGCAACGGTTAACCGAGCAAATAAAACCCTCTTTTATGGCCGTCGTGGCACCCATACTCACTTTGCTTTCCAAGATGCAATGGTTGAAGTTGAGGGTGGTGCCGGCTGCGCTTTGTATCCTTGTGGTACAGCAGCTATTTCCAACGCGATTCTTTCTTTTATTGAATCAGGCGATCATATTCTGATGGTGGATACCTGCTATGAACCAACTCGAGACTTCTGTGACAAGATCATGAAGAAGATGGGAGTGGAAACAACCTATTACGACCCAGTGATCGGCGAAGGTATCCGTGATTTAATTCAGCCAAACACCAAAGTGCTGTTCCTAGAGTCGCCCGGCTCTATTACCATGGAAGTACAAGACGTTCCAACCTTAGCCAAAATTGCCCATGAACATGACATCATTGTCATGCTCGACAACACTTGGGCCGCTGGTGTGAATTTCTCACCTTTTGAGCATGGTGTTGATATTTCCATTCAAGCCGCGACTAAGTACATTGTTGGCCACTCTGATGTCATGCTGGGCACCGCTGTCGCAAATGAAAAACACTGGGATCAGTTGCGAGAACAAAGCTATTTAATGGGCCAATGTGTGTCACCTGATGATGCCTATCTTGGGCTACGTGGCATTCGTACTCTCGACGTACGTCTTCGCCAACATGCAGAGAACAGCCTGAAAATTGCTAAGTGGTTACAAAATCGTCCGGAAGTCGATCATGTTCGCCACCCTGCACTAGAAACTTGCCCTGGCCATGAGTTTTTCCAACGTGATTTCACCGGTGGTAATGGCTTATTCTCATTTGTGTTAAAAACTAGCTATCCTCGCGCCACCACGGCACTGCTTGATGGTATGAAGCATTTCAGTATGGGGTACTCTTGGGGCGGGTTTGAAAGTCTGATTTTAGCGAACGAGCCAAAAAGCTTTAATAGCCTACGAACCGTTGCGAACCCCAACTTCGAAGGCACACTCATTCGGCTACATATAGGGCTGGAAAATATCGACGATCTGATCACTGATCTTGAACGTGGCTTGGAGCGCTATAATTCGCTCATTCTAGAACAACATACCACCGCTTGA